From Echinicola soli, a single genomic window includes:
- a CDS encoding cell division ATP-binding protein FtsE, translated as MVFSSEPVVRLDKACIFQGITAILQDVSFDIDKDEFVFLIGRTGSGKSSLLKTLYADLPLKMGYGKIVGYDLQKIKTKEVPFLRRKLGIVFQDFQLFTDRTVAENLYFVMRATGWKDKSKMKTRMVEVLMRVGLGGAATKMPHQLSGGEQQRVVIARALLNHPSILLADEPTGNLDPEVADGIFKLFQEINKQGTAVLMATHNHDLLNKYPYRILKCEKGKLLDSKTTEIIK; from the coding sequence ATGGTATTTTCCAGTGAACCTGTTGTCCGCCTTGATAAGGCCTGCATCTTCCAAGGCATTACTGCTATCTTACAAGATGTTTCCTTTGATATTGATAAAGATGAATTTGTTTTTCTAATCGGAAGAACTGGCAGCGGCAAAAGTTCCTTGCTAAAAACGCTTTATGCCGATCTGCCCCTGAAAATGGGCTATGGTAAAATCGTTGGATATGACCTTCAGAAGATCAAAACCAAAGAAGTCCCCTTCCTCCGGAGAAAACTTGGAATCGTGTTTCAGGACTTTCAACTCTTTACAGATAGGACGGTTGCCGAAAACCTTTATTTCGTCATGCGTGCCACTGGTTGGAAGGACAAATCCAAGATGAAAACCAGAATGGTAGAGGTGCTCATGCGGGTCGGACTAGGTGGTGCAGCGACCAAAATGCCCCATCAGCTTTCCGGTGGCGAACAGCAGCGTGTAGTCATTGCCCGTGCCCTGCTCAATCACCCTTCCATCCTCCTGGCTGATGAACCTACCGGAAATCTCGACCCAGAAGTGGCCGATGGTATCTTTAAGCTCTTTCAAGAAATCAACAAACAGGGAACGGCAGTACTTATGGCCACTCATAACCATGATTTGCTCAACAAATACCCCTACAGAATTCTTAAATGTGAAAAAGGAAAATTACTGGATTCCAAGACTACAGAAATTATAAAATGA
- a CDS encoding four helix bundle protein, translating into MAKNDCFEELDVRKYAAEIGIEVYDLVDKLPLSKDFKSRDQLSGAAISISNNIAEGFEYNDNKNFIRFLEYAKGSAGELRSQAFVLSKAGRIKEDDYWDLKESLLNI; encoded by the coding sequence ATGGCAAAGAATGACTGCTTTGAGGAATTGGATGTTCGGAAGTATGCTGCTGAAATTGGAATAGAAGTCTATGATTTAGTTGATAAATTACCATTATCTAAGGACTTTAAATCAAGAGACCAATTAAGTGGGGCTGCAATTTCAATATCAAACAATATTGCAGAAGGCTTTGAGTACAATGACAACAAGAATTTTATCCGATTTCTAGAATACGCAAAAGGTTCTGCAGGGGAGTTAAGAAGCCAAGCATTTGTTTTGTCCAAAGCCGGTAGAATAAAAGAAGATGACTATTGGGATTTAAAAGAAAGCCTTTTAAATATTTAG
- a CDS encoding Txe/YoeB family addiction module toxin, with product MLNDGTGKPERLKHDYHGYWSRRINREHHLVYAIEEGRVVVTIVSAYGYYER from the coding sequence ATCCTTAATGATGGTACTGGAAAGCCAGAAAGGCTCAAGCACGATTATCATGGCTATTGGTCACGTAGAATTAACAGGGAGCACCACTTGGTATATGCGATTGAAGAAGGTAGAGTAGTGGTTACCATTGTTTCAGCATATGGGTATTATGAAAGGTGA
- a CDS encoding ligand-gated ion channel yields the protein MDNLPKYFKRTFEDYKVLVKVNPADFTGIELIIHPSGKIEKTIMEFDDEIYDDLEVDEFESCSPLEFNMYLKGLA from the coding sequence ATGGATAATCTCCCTAAATATTTCAAAAGGACATTTGAAGATTATAAAGTCCTCGTCAAGGTTAACCCTGCTGACTTTACAGGAATCGAACTCATCATACACCCTTCCGGTAAAATAGAAAAGACCATCATGGAATTCGATGACGAAATCTATGATGATCTTGAAGTGGACGAATTTGAGTCTTGCAGCCCCTTGGAATTTAATATGTACCTAAAGGGCTTGGCCTAA
- a CDS encoding anthranilate synthase component II, translated as MKILVLDNYDSFTYNLVYIIRELGYGAAMDVFRNDKISVEDVAAYDKILLSPGPGVPADAGIMPELLKKYAAKKDILGVCLGHQAIGEAFGSGLNNLTEVVHGVASEVKVLQKDLLFDGVPDSFKIGRYHSWVIDESTLSEDLEITAKTPDGQIMAVRHKEYKVRGLQFHPESVLTEHGKQIVQNWINS; from the coding sequence ATGAAAATACTAGTACTCGATAATTACGATTCATTTACATATAACCTGGTGTATATCATCCGTGAGCTGGGGTATGGAGCAGCGATGGACGTCTTCCGGAATGATAAAATCAGTGTGGAAGATGTGGCAGCTTACGATAAGATATTGCTGTCACCGGGACCAGGGGTTCCTGCCGATGCGGGCATCATGCCGGAGCTGTTGAAGAAGTATGCCGCTAAGAAAGATATTCTTGGCGTTTGTCTGGGGCATCAGGCTATAGGGGAGGCTTTTGGAAGTGGGCTAAATAACCTAACGGAAGTGGTGCACGGTGTTGCTTCTGAGGTGAAGGTATTACAGAAAGACCTGCTTTTTGATGGTGTGCCCGATAGCTTTAAAATCGGAAGGTACCACAGCTGGGTGATCGATGAGTCTACGCTGTCAGAAGACTTGGAAATTACGGCCAAAACTCCAGATGGACAGATCATGGCCGTAAGGCACAAGGAGTATAAAGTGAGAGGGCTGCAGTTTCATCCAGAAAGCGTGCTGACGGAGCACGGAAAGCAGATTGTCCAAAACTGGATAAATAGCTGA
- a CDS encoding type II toxin-antitoxin system Phd/YefM family antitoxin: MLVISSREFRDNQKKYLDMVDNNQHIIIQRGKDKAYVLSPVSESDEYFMDPKVKEHVLKGIAQHKAGKTTKVDPQDFDKLLGL; the protein is encoded by the coding sequence ATGTTAGTGATCAGTTCAAGAGAGTTTAGAGACAATCAGAAAAAATACCTGGATATGGTGGATAATAACCAACATATCATAATCCAGCGAGGAAAAGACAAAGCGTATGTGCTTTCTCCAGTGAGCGAGTCAGATGAGTATTTTATGGATCCCAAGGTTAAGGAACATGTTTTAAAGGGAATTGCCCAGCATAAAGCGGGAAAAACAACAAAGGTTGACCCTCAGGACTTTGACAAGCTTCTTGGGCTATGA
- a CDS encoding flavin reductase family protein, with product MIRTIDPQKVSVGAFHSYMLGAIAPRPIAFVSTMDSAGQVNLSPFSFFNAFGSNPPLVVFSPSRRVRDNTTKHTLENVREVPEVVINIVNYKMVQQMSLASTEYEKGINEFVKVGLTETKSVNVKPPRVKEAPVAFECKVLEVVPIGQEAGAANLVICEILLAHIDESVLDENDQITPGKLDAVARMGGDWYCRANGEALFKVKKPLKTKGLGVDQLPEKVRLSVVLTGNDLGKLGNVESFPDEVAIYDYARRPEIEEMLVRFQNDKESLIFHLHEYAKELLEEDKVEEAWLVLLQVE from the coding sequence ATGATAAGAACAATAGATCCCCAAAAAGTTTCAGTAGGAGCATTTCATAGCTATATGTTAGGCGCAATAGCCCCCCGGCCAATTGCCTTTGTGAGCACCATGGACAGTGCCGGCCAGGTCAACCTGAGCCCGTTCAGTTTTTTTAATGCCTTTGGCTCCAATCCTCCTTTGGTGGTCTTTTCCCCGTCCAGAAGGGTCAGGGACAATACAACCAAGCATACGCTGGAAAACGTCAGGGAAGTCCCCGAAGTAGTTATTAATATCGTCAATTATAAGATGGTACAGCAGATGTCCTTGGCCAGCACGGAATACGAGAAGGGAATCAATGAATTTGTGAAAGTAGGACTGACAGAGACGAAATCCGTAAACGTAAAGCCGCCCAGGGTAAAAGAGGCCCCAGTTGCATTTGAATGTAAAGTACTCGAAGTCGTGCCGATTGGGCAAGAAGCTGGAGCCGCCAACTTGGTGATTTGTGAGATCCTTTTGGCACATATTGATGAGTCGGTATTGGATGAGAATGATCAGATCACGCCTGGTAAACTGGATGCGGTCGCCAGAATGGGAGGGGACTGGTATTGCAGGGCAAATGGGGAGGCACTTTTTAAAGTCAAAAAACCACTCAAGACAAAAGGGCTTGGGGTCGACCAGCTTCCGGAAAAAGTTCGGCTCAGTGTGGTGTTGACAGGGAATGACCTGGGAAAACTGGGGAATGTGGAAAGCTTCCCTGATGAAGTAGCCATCTATGATTACGCCCGACGACCAGAGATCGAAGAAATGTTGGTCAGGTTTCAAAATGACAAAGAGAGCTTGATCTTTCATCTCCATGAGTATGCTAAGGAACTGCTGGAAGAGGATAAGGTTGAAGAAGCTTGGTTGGTTTTGTTGCAGGTAGAGTAG
- a CDS encoding fructose-6-phosphate aldolase — protein MYIIKVKGKAKIPDYIQIRDENFVLVAYFRADRPLKNLEKFGLEGKEEEMESLIRELPFGKLQKLEL, from the coding sequence ATGTATATCATCAAGGTCAAGGGCAAAGCCAAAATACCCGATTACATTCAAATCAGGGATGAAAACTTTGTGCTTGTAGCTTATTTTAGAGCTGATCGCCCACTCAAAAACCTGGAAAAATTTGGTTTGGAAGGGAAAGAAGAAGAAATGGAAAGTTTGATCCGAGAACTCCCCTTTGGTAAATTACAAAAGCTAGAACTGTAA
- the fsa gene encoding fructose-6-phosphate aldolase: MKFFIDTANLDEIKEAYDLGVLDGVTTNPSLMAKEGITGDDNVRAHYKAICDIVDDKVSAEVISTDFDGMVKEGKELAKIDDKIVVKVPMIKDGVKAIKYFSGEGIRTNCTLVFSAGQAILAAKAGATYLSPFIGRLDDISFDGLDLIEQIVHIYQNYGYDTQVLAASLRHTMHLIKCAEIGADVITCPLKVITGLLNHPLTDSGLAKFLADHAKAAGK; this comes from the coding sequence ATGAAATTCTTTATTGACACCGCCAATCTCGATGAAATCAAAGAAGCCTATGACCTAGGTGTACTGGATGGTGTAACCACTAACCCCTCCCTGATGGCCAAAGAAGGCATCACAGGAGACGATAACGTAAGAGCTCACTACAAAGCCATTTGTGACATCGTAGATGACAAGGTAAGTGCAGAAGTTATTTCTACCGATTTTGACGGCATGGTCAAAGAAGGTAAAGAACTTGCCAAAATAGACGACAAGATTGTCGTAAAGGTTCCCATGATCAAAGATGGTGTGAAAGCTATCAAGTACTTCAGCGGTGAAGGCATCAGAACCAACTGTACCTTGGTGTTTTCTGCAGGTCAGGCAATCTTGGCAGCAAAAGCAGGCGCTACCTACCTTTCTCCGTTTATCGGCCGTCTAGATGACATTTCTTTTGATGGACTAGACCTGATAGAGCAGATCGTCCATATCTATCAAAACTACGGCTACGATACCCAGGTATTGGCTGCTTCCTTGAGACACACTATGCACCTGATCAAATGTGCCGAAATCGGTGCGGACGTGATCACTTGTCCACTGAAAGTGATCACTGGTTTACTAAACCATCCACTTACAGACTCAGGGCTTGCTAAATTCTTGGCAGACCACGCTAAGGCAGCAGGAAAATAA
- a CDS encoding anthranilate synthase component I family protein, with amino-acid sequence MDTLQRFKINTRYKKRLADTITPVSIYLQVRDKFKNPILLESSDYHGQDNSYSYICFNPMATFSFDGKTIRETFPEEGKNQYDLKKGDKLVDKLKAFSSRFEEESNDFKFITNGLFGYMQFDTVGSFEDITLENTKESAVPQAFYAVYKNVIVVDHFKNELHIFDYHINGEDDRITEIETLLNNRNIPTYSFKLDGEETSNYTDNQFLDILRQGREHCFKGDVFQIVLSRCYTTGFKGDEFNVYRALRSVNPSPYLFYFDYGSYKVFGSSPEAQIVVKGRKATIYPIAGTFKRTGNDLADAELATKLYDDPKENSEHVMLVDLARNDLSRSSEKVEVEVFKEIQYYSHVIHLVSKVTGMLPETANPLQLVADTFPAGTLSGAPKYRAMEIIDKLENTSRKFYGGAIGFLGFNGDFNHAILIRSFVSENNKLRFQAGAGVVAKSSIESELQEVTNKLQALRVALKAAEEV; translated from the coding sequence ATGGACACACTACAAAGATTTAAGATCAACACACGGTACAAGAAACGACTGGCGGACACCATTACCCCAGTGAGTATTTACCTACAAGTGAGGGACAAGTTTAAAAACCCTATCCTACTGGAGAGTTCTGATTATCATGGCCAGGACAATAGCTATTCGTACATATGTTTCAATCCTATGGCTACTTTTTCTTTTGATGGAAAGACCATAAGGGAGACTTTTCCAGAGGAAGGGAAAAACCAATATGACTTGAAAAAAGGGGATAAATTGGTGGATAAACTGAAAGCCTTTTCATCCAGGTTTGAAGAGGAATCCAATGATTTCAAATTTATCACCAACGGTCTTTTTGGTTATATGCAGTTTGATACGGTGGGGAGTTTTGAGGACATCACACTGGAAAATACCAAGGAGTCTGCTGTGCCGCAGGCTTTTTATGCAGTCTATAAGAATGTCATTGTGGTCGATCACTTTAAGAATGAACTCCATATTTTTGATTATCATATTAATGGCGAAGATGACCGGATAACAGAAATCGAAACCCTTCTGAACAACCGCAACATCCCGACCTATTCGTTTAAGTTGGACGGAGAGGAGACTTCCAATTATACCGACAACCAGTTCTTGGATATCCTTCGTCAGGGCCGAGAACATTGTTTTAAGGGGGATGTCTTCCAGATAGTGCTTTCAAGGTGCTACACCACAGGTTTTAAGGGAGATGAGTTTAATGTTTATCGTGCATTAAGGTCCGTTAATCCTTCTCCGTACTTGTTTTATTTTGATTACGGCTCTTATAAGGTTTTTGGAAGTTCTCCTGAAGCACAGATTGTCGTGAAGGGCAGAAAGGCTACGATTTATCCTATTGCAGGGACGTTTAAACGAACAGGGAATGACCTGGCGGACGCCGAATTGGCCACCAAACTTTACGATGATCCAAAAGAAAATTCGGAGCATGTGATGCTGGTGGACCTGGCCAGGAACGACCTGAGCAGGTCATCAGAAAAAGTAGAAGTAGAGGTGTTTAAAGAAATCCAATATTACTCCCATGTCATCCACTTGGTGTCAAAAGTAACGGGCATGCTGCCTGAGACGGCTAATCCCCTTCAACTAGTAGCGGATACTTTCCCGGCGGGGACGCTTTCAGGCGCTCCCAAATATAGGGCAATGGAGATCATCGACAAGCTTGAAAACACCAGCCGTAAATTCTATGGAGGTGCCATTGGCTTTTTGGGATTCAATGGAGACTTTAACCATGCTATCCTGATCAGGTCATTCGTATCCGAAAACAACAAGCTTCGTTTCCAAGCTGGAGCCGGGGTAGTGGCCAAATCTTCCATCGAAAGCGAACTTCAAGAAGTCACCAACAAACTCCAAGCCCTCCGCGTCGCCCTCAAAGCCGCCGAAGAAGTTTAA